In one Parageobacillus genomosp. 1 genomic region, the following are encoded:
- a CDS encoding helix-turn-helix transcriptional regulator yields MNIKTETGYICRLKVIFAEQGIKHGWFAEKIGVSKGTLSAIVNNKQLPSFEVAYAICQELKRPIHEIWIKKEPTQSE; encoded by the coding sequence GTGAACATAAAAACGGAAACGGGATACATATGTAGGTTGAAAGTAATCTTTGCTGAGCAAGGAATAAAACACGGATGGTTTGCGGAGAAAATAGGGGTTAGTAAGGGGACTTTAAGTGCCATCGTTAATAATAAACAGTTACCTTCATTTGAAGTCGCGTATGCAATCTGCCAAGAATTAAAGAGGCCGATCCACGAAATATGGATAAAAAAAGAGCCTACTCAAAGCGAGTAG
- a CDS encoding DUF3006 domain-containing protein: protein MKYIIDRFEGDLAVCEAEDGKMVDIEKSKLPKNADVGDVIILENGHFRVDKEETDKRRKEIEDLMNELFED from the coding sequence GTGAAGTATATTATTGATCGTTTTGAAGGCGATTTGGCTGTTTGTGAAGCTGAAGACGGAAAAATGGTAGATATCGAAAAAAGCAAGCTTCCTAAGAACGCTGATGTCGGTGATGTGATCATATTGGAAAATGGTCATTTTCGTGTGGACAAAGAAGAAACAGATAAACGAAGAAAAGAAATTGAGGATTTAATGAACGAGCTGTTTGAAGATTAA
- a CDS encoding ImmA/IrrE family metallo-endopeptidase: MEIYSKIYKNNNLYWLAKSRAIAVRQKYGLESGPIRQPVFSFLERENCFVVTIDLGKTSATGMYLRKDDNKLVLIHKKRVLGQQNFTAAHELSHVLFDEDSLMDICYPEHYQKKDTKEILADFFAANFLMPEEDIITDCENLKYINKKNIVLLSAKYQVSFIAMALRLYTLGFITREDFDKYKKQSTKGKIGARKICEDEGIDPAPFIAPLQSYISPSFFELLVNVYHKANISRSVFIDYYLKPLEEELQLSLQHIVEKADREYPTEMEWDDI, translated from the coding sequence TTGGAGATCTATTCAAAAATTTATAAAAACAATAACTTATATTGGTTGGCTAAGAGTCGCGCTATTGCCGTTAGACAAAAATATGGATTGGAAAGCGGGCCGATCCGACAGCCCGTTTTTAGTTTTTTAGAAAGAGAAAACTGTTTTGTAGTTACTATTGATTTAGGGAAAACTAGTGCTACTGGGATGTATCTGAGAAAAGATGATAATAAATTAGTGTTAATTCATAAAAAAAGAGTACTAGGTCAGCAAAACTTTACAGCCGCACATGAACTATCTCATGTTTTATTTGATGAAGATTCATTAATGGATATATGTTACCCAGAGCATTATCAAAAAAAGGATACAAAAGAAATACTAGCAGATTTCTTTGCGGCCAATTTTTTGATGCCAGAAGAAGATATTATAACTGACTGTGAAAATCTAAAATATATTAATAAAAAAAATATCGTCTTGTTGAGCGCAAAGTATCAGGTAAGTTTTATTGCGATGGCGCTAAGATTATATACATTAGGATTTATTACGCGAGAAGATTTTGATAAATATAAAAAGCAAAGTACAAAAGGAAAAATTGGAGCCAGAAAAATTTGTGAGGATGAGGGTATAGACCCTGCTCCATTTATTGCTCCTTTACAATCATATATTTCACCAAGCTTTTTTGAATTACTTGTTAATGTGTACCATAAAGCAAATATTAGTCGATCTGTGTTCATTGATTACTATTTAAAGCCTTTAGAGGAAGAGTTACAATTGAGTTTGCAACATATAGTTGAAAAAGCAGATAGAGAATATCCCACAGAAATGGAGTGGGATGATATATGA
- a CDS encoding helix-turn-helix domain-containing protein, with product MFGKWKELIALRERNGLSLEALSSLCGLSQEELFRLENGLEEVNELQLEAISEALNVSPLALLGIETISESSSVEARLRTQGDLDLDLKKAINFGLDFINKIEELKYLDSLG from the coding sequence TTGTTCGGTAAATGGAAGGAGCTAATAGCATTGAGAGAAAGAAATGGTCTCTCTTTGGAGGCGCTTTCATCATTGTGTGGGTTATCGCAAGAAGAGTTATTCAGACTTGAAAACGGTTTAGAAGAGGTGAATGAGCTTCAACTCGAAGCGATTTCTGAAGCGCTTAATGTTTCTCCTTTGGCATTACTAGGGATTGAAACCATCTCCGAAAGTTCATCGGTAGAGGCGAGACTTAGAACCCAAGGTGACTTAGATCTTGATTTAAAGAAAGCCATTAATTTTGGTTTAGATTTTATAAATAAAATTGAGGAACTAAAATACTTGGATAGTCTCGGCTAA
- a CDS encoding peptidoglycan-binding protein, with translation MGYKFEQLPQLIDMRGKLPHKGQYDVRNGGVKAITTRVWHHSLTKLNLKGSNVESFADYHVRTNGWPEIGYAFVIDPNKVINDRAAIYYCVDIAKKSYHVGNSNNFSLGICVIGDYRYDKLSEAAMRSIAELHAALVADNIGKEDKSHNEMPGYSWKACCVYDYRKAVQWKGSITPSKPSPLPDTYVIQEGDTFWSIAHKDGAGGITVEDLIVANPGVDPRNLKVGQVINLGKAKNAYTPKPDAPKKPQSAYKYPLPSGILKRGSKGPDVKLLQNALNAVYFKCGEADGVYGPKTEDAVRRFQMVYLPYEIDGVYGPDTRKKLQAVLKSKGY, from the coding sequence ATGGGATATAAATTCGAACAACTACCACAATTGATTGATATGAGAGGAAAACTTCCGCATAAAGGACAGTATGATGTTCGAAATGGCGGCGTAAAAGCGATTACTACACGTGTATGGCATCACTCTCTCACGAAATTGAACTTAAAAGGTTCGAATGTTGAATCTTTTGCTGATTACCATGTTCGTACAAATGGATGGCCAGAAATCGGTTATGCCTTTGTTATCGATCCAAACAAAGTAATTAATGATCGCGCGGCAATTTATTACTGTGTGGACATTGCTAAAAAATCATATCATGTCGGTAACAGCAACAACTTCTCCTTAGGAATTTGTGTTATTGGTGACTATCGCTATGATAAGTTGTCTGAGGCTGCTATGCGGTCAATCGCTGAATTACATGCAGCTTTAGTGGCTGACAACATCGGTAAAGAAGATAAGTCCCACAATGAGATGCCGGGGTATAGCTGGAAAGCATGCTGTGTATATGATTATCGAAAAGCAGTTCAATGGAAGGGTTCGATAACTCCGAGTAAACCTTCACCACTTCCAGACACATATGTGATTCAGGAGGGAGATACTTTCTGGAGTATCGCGCATAAAGACGGGGCCGGAGGAATTACAGTGGAAGACCTGATTGTTGCTAATCCTGGAGTGGATCCAAGAAACTTGAAAGTCGGACAAGTTATCAATCTAGGGAAAGCTAAAAATGCATATACACCAAAGCCGGATGCGCCTAAAAAACCTCAGTCAGCATATAAGTACCCACTCCCTTCTGGTATCTTAAAGCGCGGTTCAAAAGGACCTGACGTTAAACTGCTCCAAAACGCTCTAAATGCTGTTTACTTCAAGTGTGGGGAAGCGGATGGGGTATACGGACCGAAAACCGAGGATGCAGTTCGTAGATTTCAAATGGTGTACTTGCCGTATGAAATCGATGGAGTATACGGCCCTGATACAAGAAAAAAATTGCAAGCAGTATTAAAGTCAAAAGGATATTAA
- a CDS encoding phage holin, translated as MDKASVTRFVFLIVAVINAVLNMLGYQTIPNDLVNDIVAVVSGGYALYMGWKNNYLSKKGRKQKEVLEKHGLS; from the coding sequence ATGGACAAAGCAAGTGTTACTCGTTTTGTTTTTCTCATCGTCGCTGTTATCAACGCTGTATTAAACATGCTTGGATATCAGACAATTCCCAATGATTTAGTGAATGATATTGTTGCTGTTGTTTCTGGTGGTTATGCGCTATATATGGGATGGAAAAATAACTATCTCAGCAAGAAAGGACGTAAGCAAAAAGAGGTACTAGAGAAACACGGATTATCGTAA
- a CDS encoding hemolysin XhlA family protein, with amino-acid sequence MTQMEQRVAKLEADMVDVKTRLAVAESNIKDMREDVADIKNDTKWIRRTLTGAIISAVCTGVIGGAIAIFYAMLQK; translated from the coding sequence ATGACGCAGATGGAACAACGTGTTGCAAAACTGGAAGCAGATATGGTCGATGTGAAAACTCGTTTAGCAGTGGCAGAATCCAACATCAAAGATATGCGGGAAGATGTTGCAGATATTAAAAATGATACGAAATGGATCAGACGCACTCTCACGGGTGCAATCATTTCAGCGGTTTGTACTGGTGTAATCGGCGGTGCAATCGCTATTTTTTATGCCATGTTGCAAAAATGA
- a CDS encoding phage tail spike protein, producing MIIHVLDKKTEQIVATLENKNGYPALFWDDRHIEKEENSFNTYEFTTIDDGKNPAAEYLIVKNKIVIRDLDGYFIPFTIEETEQDSSGGQRVKRIYAEGEHMELRTTKIIEPTELIGATLNTALDYGLQGTRWKRGITEFAGARDIKITEYITALAFLNKIASEFNVQLRFRVEIDGNQIVGRYVDALVTEDIFDGKEITFGKDVIGIRRIENSSEVYTALYAIGPADENGKYVTIEQINGGKKYVEDREALERWSPDGRHLFGIYQYQSDGDEKVTPELLKQKAQEALKNYINSVVKYEAQAVALERIAGLEHEKIRKGMTVRIKDEKFNPPLYLEARVLETERSYTAKDRDMFVLGNYREIQVVKDATIAQIQSKLFRNENAWSSSARVIRSATPPEDTHAIWIDITKTPEVPMTYDFTTGQWKKASPTVAEEIGAETPTGAQQKAETAKQEAMEYADQAASTAEQNAKQYTEEYTQQHAEQKTPDVIPAVPANFTATGSFKKVILNWDIDTSKAISHYELYGSQTAGFTPDITNLLWKGKQSSFIHEADVNQTWYYRLRAINAYGKAGEFTQEVSATTAKIISDDILFGAVNAQHIADLAITAEKLADGSITMPKIEDFAVDASKLADGSVIQSKIADLAITNEKITNNAVNNAKLADLAVTAAKLASGAVTNDKIANSAVDNAKLANLAVDAAKLQNGIIDNTKLADLAVTAQKLADGSITTPKVADGAINTAKIVDDAITQAKIAAGAVGNAELDRSSANKIQIATNDIINNAITNLKIASNAVDSSKLADLAVTAAKLASGSVDNSKITSGAVDNSKLANLAVDAAKLADDAVTNAKIADNAVDSAQIKDAAIINAKIANLAVGTGAIQDGAITNAKIANAAIDSAKIANAAITSAHIANAAVGAAAIANAAIGTAHIADGSITNAKIANAAIDSAKISRIYANKIAVADFTNLVAWDIENNPSNTVVTINNVKYYKVGPSAYAKLSFTDSTKVEFKVGDEYYFALYGYKDAAIPSITFIIRYYYTDGSWSNAGTATAPFTTTEGLVSGVCKITSAPTAGKTVSKVDFFMEKSNETTGYYYARDLELRKRQQGELIVDGAITAQKIAAGAITAGSAIIADGAITSAKIATAAIGTVAIQDGAITNAKIQNAAIGTAAIQDGAITNAKIAVAAIGTAEIQDAAITSAKIANLAVGTAAIQDGAITNAKIANLDASKITSGYIDANRIAANTITTDKLVVADLTNLCVNPVFDGGSNKEWSGVTAVVNTTTGVPANAPTTYVGKQSQRDGYCGSFFPVNEGDKFYIEVWCATSNSTQKFGAGLQFQKEDGALTWVRGFQTTPIGTWTKFSGEVTVPTGYTKARVWTQIEATSNFGDWYFTKVVVRRKANSELIVDGAITAQKIAAGAITAGSAIIADGAIGTAKIADASITSAKIASLAVGNAAIQNAAITNAKIATAAIGTAQIQDAAITNAKIADLAVDSSKIADASITTAKIADAAITSAKIANAAITSAHIQNAAIGNAAIANASITAAKIANLAVGTAQIQDAAITNAKIANLAVDNAKIANLHGSKITAGSITADKLSVTSLSAISANLGTVTAGTLKGLTAEDLYIGSYGAKIDTSQLPDGTNAVRLQATSSSYIRSNADDSFSVVLKNENSFHFDLVSTYNDRRIKMGNVHLKGLNGAGRVGLEIRDVNDAGYEDLKAKNITATGGLIADRVSGQQDANVVLLGNNTQKIDNSNGDARWKQSDGNYIFQGANGDVRIYVGGVVKHAFYANGTKSGGSIEIDGINWGMSPIDSPRVMIADLITDVQLNELGVVVRLDERLAKAFSRFAIFPNNPTARVVEKGTDYFVVTGEGIADFYVLGIRIDQDDKYFENLTILEEIS from the coding sequence ATGATCATACACGTCCTTGATAAAAAAACTGAACAAATTGTTGCAACACTTGAAAACAAAAATGGCTATCCAGCGCTCTTTTGGGATGACCGTCACATTGAAAAAGAAGAAAACAGCTTCAATACGTATGAATTCACAACGATCGATGACGGGAAAAATCCAGCAGCGGAATATCTTATTGTCAAAAACAAAATTGTGATTCGTGACCTCGATGGCTATTTCATTCCATTCACGATCGAAGAAACAGAACAAGACAGCTCAGGCGGACAACGGGTGAAACGCATCTATGCCGAAGGCGAGCACATGGAACTGCGCACGACAAAAATCATCGAGCCGACTGAATTGATCGGGGCGACACTCAACACCGCGCTGGACTATGGTTTGCAAGGAACGAGATGGAAGCGAGGCATCACGGAATTTGCTGGGGCGCGGGACATCAAGATCACAGAGTATATCACAGCGTTGGCGTTTCTCAACAAAATCGCATCGGAGTTCAACGTTCAGCTCCGTTTCCGTGTGGAAATCGATGGAAACCAAATCGTCGGTCGATATGTTGACGCGTTGGTGACGGAAGACATCTTTGACGGAAAGGAAATCACGTTTGGGAAAGACGTCATCGGCATCCGGCGCATTGAAAATAGCTCGGAAGTCTATACCGCGCTCTATGCAATCGGCCCGGCGGACGAGAATGGAAAATATGTCACGATTGAGCAGATCAACGGTGGAAAAAAATATGTGGAAGACCGGGAAGCGTTGGAGCGGTGGTCGCCGGACGGGCGGCATCTATTCGGGATTTATCAGTACCAGTCAGACGGTGATGAAAAGGTCACACCGGAGCTTCTGAAGCAGAAAGCACAGGAAGCGCTCAAAAACTATATCAATAGCGTTGTCAAATACGAAGCTCAAGCGGTGGCGCTTGAACGGATTGCCGGGCTGGAACATGAGAAAATCAGAAAAGGCATGACGGTTCGGATTAAAGATGAAAAATTCAATCCGCCACTCTATCTCGAAGCGCGGGTACTGGAAACAGAACGCTCTTACACCGCAAAAGACCGTGACATGTTCGTGTTGGGCAACTACCGAGAAATACAAGTTGTTAAAGATGCGACGATTGCCCAGATTCAGTCCAAATTGTTCCGCAACGAGAACGCTTGGTCATCGAGCGCACGTGTGATTCGGAGTGCAACACCGCCGGAGGATACACATGCGATATGGATTGATATCACAAAAACCCCGGAAGTCCCGATGACATACGATTTCACGACGGGGCAATGGAAAAAAGCCAGCCCGACCGTTGCGGAGGAAATCGGTGCAGAAACACCGACCGGAGCGCAACAGAAAGCAGAAACAGCCAAACAAGAGGCAATGGAATATGCTGATCAAGCAGCTTCGACGGCAGAACAAAACGCAAAACAATACACGGAAGAGTACACGCAACAACACGCAGAACAAAAAACACCAGATGTAATTCCTGCTGTACCAGCGAACTTCACAGCAACCGGAAGTTTTAAAAAGGTCATCTTGAATTGGGATATTGATACTTCAAAGGCTATATCTCACTATGAATTGTACGGCTCACAAACGGCAGGATTTACGCCGGATATCACTAACCTTCTTTGGAAAGGGAAACAGAGCAGCTTTATTCATGAAGCGGATGTCAATCAGACATGGTACTACCGTTTACGCGCGATAAACGCATATGGAAAAGCAGGAGAATTCACACAAGAAGTATCGGCAACAACAGCAAAAATCATCAGTGATGACATCCTATTCGGCGCGGTGAATGCACAGCACATTGCTGACCTAGCAATTACGGCGGAGAAGCTAGCCGACGGGTCAATTACAATGCCTAAAATTGAGGATTTTGCCGTTGATGCCTCAAAGCTAGCCGACGGGTCGGTTATACAAAGTAAGATTGCTGATTTAGCTATTACGAATGAAAAGATCACAAACAATGCGGTAAACAATGCGAAGCTAGCTGATTTAGCAGTAACAGCGGCAAAGCTGGCGAGCGGTGCGGTGACAAACGATAAAATTGCCAATAGCGCGGTAGATAACGCAAAATTAGCGAACCTCGCTGTTGATGCGGCAAAGTTGCAAAACGGTATCATCGACAATACAAAGTTAGCCGACCTTGCAGTTACCGCGCAAAAATTAGCAGATGGCAGTATTACTACTCCAAAAGTAGCAGACGGCGCCATTAATACTGCTAAAATCGTTGACGATGCCATTACGCAAGCTAAGATCGCTGCAGGCGCGGTTGGTAATGCTGAATTAGACAGAAGCTCAGCTAACAAAATTCAGATTGCTACAAATGATATCATCAACAATGCCATCACAAATCTCAAAATTGCTTCTAATGCGGTTGATAGTTCAAAACTGGCTGATTTGGCAGTAACAGCGGCGAAATTGGCTAGTGGATCGGTTGATAATAGCAAAATCACTAGCGGTGCAGTAGACAATTCTAAATTAGCCAACCTTGCAGTAGACGCGGCGAAATTGGCGGACGATGCAGTCACAAACGCTAAGATTGCTGATAATGCAGTCGATAGTGCACAAATCAAAGATGCGGCAATTATAAATGCTAAAATCGCCAACCTCGCCGTTGGAACAGGCGCTATTCAAGACGGTGCAATTACAAACGCCAAAATCGCCAACGCGGCTATCGATTCTGCAAAAATTGCTAATGCCGCAATCACTTCTGCTCATATCGCTAATGCGGCTGTGGGTGCGGCGGCAATCGCTAATGCGGCTATTGGAACTGCACATATTGCCGATGGCTCAATTACAAATGCTAAGATTGCCAATGCGGCTATTGATAGTGCAAAAATTAGCAGAATTTACGCAAACAAAATAGCCGTTGCAGACTTCACAAACCTTGTCGCTTGGGATATTGAAAATAACCCAAGCAATACAGTAGTTACCATCAATAATGTTAAATATTATAAAGTCGGCCCTAGTGCTTACGCTAAATTGAGTTTTACAGATTCGACTAAAGTAGAATTTAAGGTTGGTGATGAATACTACTTTGCGTTATACGGTTATAAAGATGCGGCAATTCCATCGATCACTTTCATCATTCGTTACTACTACACTGATGGTTCATGGTCAAATGCAGGTACTGCTACTGCGCCATTCACTACAACAGAGGGTTTGGTTAGCGGTGTATGTAAAATAACATCAGCGCCGACAGCAGGAAAAACCGTAAGTAAAGTTGACTTCTTCATGGAGAAGAGCAACGAAACTACGGGATATTATTATGCACGAGACCTTGAATTAAGAAAACGCCAACAAGGCGAGTTAATTGTAGACGGGGCAATCACAGCTCAGAAAATAGCCGCAGGCGCAATCACCGCAGGTTCTGCAATTATCGCAGACGGCGCAATTACAAGTGCCAAAATTGCTACTGCGGCAATTGGAACCGTAGCCATTCAAGATGGAGCGATCACAAACGCTAAAATTCAAAATGCAGCTATTGGTACTGCAGCTATCCAGGATGGAGCTATCACTAATGCAAAAATTGCAGTTGCAGCAATAGGTACGGCTGAAATTCAAGATGCTGCCATCACTTCCGCAAAAATAGCGAATTTAGCGGTAGGAACAGCGGCGATACAAGACGGGGCGATAACTAATGCAAAGATTGCAAACTTAGATGCGAGCAAGATTACTAGCGGTTATATTGACGCAAATAGGATAGCTGCAAATACGATTACAACCGATAAATTAGTAGTTGCTGATTTAACGAATCTTTGTGTGAACCCTGTATTTGATGGTGGAAGCAACAAGGAGTGGTCGGGTGTTACAGCTGTTGTTAATACAACGACAGGCGTACCTGCAAATGCACCAACAACTTACGTAGGCAAACAAAGTCAGCGTGATGGTTATTGCGGTAGTTTCTTTCCTGTAAACGAAGGTGACAAGTTCTATATAGAGGTATGGTGCGCTACTTCAAACAGCACTCAAAAATTCGGGGCAGGATTACAATTCCAAAAGGAAGACGGAGCACTTACATGGGTAAGAGGATTCCAAACAACACCTATTGGTACATGGACAAAATTTAGTGGTGAAGTAACAGTACCTACTGGCTATACAAAAGCGAGAGTATGGACACAGATTGAAGCAACGAGCAACTTTGGTGATTGGTATTTCACTAAAGTGGTGGTGCGTAGAAAAGCTAATTCTGAACTCATTGTAGACGGCGCGATTACGGCGCAGAAAATCGCCGCCGGTGCGATCACGGCGGGTTCAGCTATTATTGCTGATGGCGCTATTGGTACAGCTAAAATTGCCGACGCGTCAATCACATCAGCGAAGATTGCTAGCCTGGCGGTGGGGAATGCAGCCATCCAAAATGCCGCAATTACGAACGCAAAGATAGCAACAGCGGCAATTGGAACCGCGCAAATTCAGGACGCCGCCATCACGAATGCCAAAATTGCGGATCTTGCAGTAGATTCATCAAAAATTGCAGATGCAAGTATAACTACAGCCAAAATCGCTGATGCGGCAATTACATCTGCTAAAATCGCTAATGCGGCGATCACGAGCGCACACATCCAGAATGCGGCGATAGGTAACGCGGCGATTGCTAATGCGTCGATTACTGCGGCTAAGATCGCCAACCTCGCGGTAGGCACGGCACAAATCCAGGACGCCGCAATTACAAACGCGAAGATCGCGAACCTGGCGGTAGATAATGCGAAAATCGCCAATCTCCACGGTTCGAAGATCACGGCTGGATCGATCACGGCGGACAAATTGAGCGTAACTTCATTGTCGGCTATTTCGGCAAACCTAGGAACTGTTACAGCCGGAACATTAAAAGGATTGACGGCAGAGGATCTCTATATCGGTAGTTATGGTGCGAAAATTGATACGTCACAGTTACCGGATGGAACAAACGCCGTGCGCTTACAGGCGACATCATCTTCTTATATCCGATCAAATGCGGACGATTCCTTCTCAGTCGTGTTGAAGAATGAGAACTCCTTCCATTTTGATTTGGTTTCAACCTACAATGACCGACGAATCAAAATGGGAAATGTCCACCTCAAGGGTTTGAACGGCGCTGGAAGGGTAGGGCTGGAAATACGCGATGTCAATGACGCTGGATATGAAGATTTAAAGGCGAAAAACATCACAGCAACCGGCGGACTGATCGCCGACCGTGTGAGCGGACAGCAAGACGCAAACGTTGTCCTCTTGGGGAACAACACACAGAAAATCGACAATTCCAACGGCGACGCACGTTGGAAACAAAGCGACGGAAACTACATTTTCCAAGGGGCTAACGGTGACGTGCGCATCTATGTAGGTGGCGTTGTCAAGCATGCGTTCTATGCGAACGGAACCAAATCCGGTGGTTCTATCGAGATCGACGGGATCAACTGGGGGATGTCACCGATTGATAGTCCACGTGTGATGATTGCGGATTTAATAACTGACGTTCAACTAAATGAGCTAGGTGTCGTTGTTAGATTGGATGAAAGGCTGGCAAAAGCATTTAGTCGGTTTGCTATATTCCCAAATAACCCAACGGCAAGGGTCGTAGAAAAAGGTACAGACTATTTTGTCGTCACAGGCGAAGGCATTGCAGATTTCTACGTACTTGGTATACGTATAGATCAAGATGATAAATATTTTGAAAATCTTACAATTCTGGAGGAGATTTCATGA
- a CDS encoding distal tail protein Dit: MASFTFNGERRDYLVVLKGRKRPPWAPVQRNILKVPGLPGGYLQSTETDVRVLEVPVFIKGNNLTHLQRVKEDLAAWLVTDESKELIFDDDPTRTYYAVVDDTVDFEEIVKFGKGTIKFICPDPYVYGPEQTVDIPYDGNEQTVIVQNNGSAPTYPKFTVTFNQPTTFLDIITPSDYMRIGKPISVQETAVEKEQIVLDDNMSTLSGWGAATYVDDGVVTGTMSSNGNDFNASDYGTGTGWHGPAVKKSLSETIQDFRVEAYLKQHTASPNLIGRAEVYLLDANNAVIAKIAMMDAWAGVASNKAEVRLGDTTSPHYMVNTTGKTKTWWNDFQGVIKLTRIGKRFTAYIANITKDGRNKHFRTWFVGYTDVDEKYQMPLAQVQLHLGAYGTYPRTTQAFQRIRVYKINQNTEGGIPYIATAGDVIEIDHAQNSILKNGEPFLSAKDFGANFFALERGQTEIAVNPAGIATVEMTYRERWR, encoded by the coding sequence ATGGCGAGTTTTACATTCAACGGTGAAAGACGAGACTATCTCGTTGTGCTAAAGGGAAGAAAACGGCCACCTTGGGCACCAGTCCAGCGAAACATATTGAAGGTGCCGGGGCTCCCCGGTGGCTATCTACAAAGCACAGAAACCGACGTTCGTGTATTAGAAGTTCCGGTTTTCATTAAAGGGAATAATCTTACCCATCTACAGCGTGTGAAAGAAGACCTCGCCGCATGGCTGGTGACCGATGAGTCAAAAGAACTCATTTTTGATGATGATCCAACACGAACCTATTATGCCGTTGTGGATGATACGGTTGATTTTGAGGAGATTGTAAAGTTCGGGAAAGGGACAATCAAATTCATTTGCCCTGACCCGTATGTCTATGGTCCAGAACAAACGGTAGACATCCCGTATGACGGGAATGAACAGACCGTCATTGTGCAGAACAACGGCAGCGCGCCTACCTATCCGAAGTTTACCGTGACTTTCAATCAACCGACGACGTTTTTGGACATCATCACGCCGTCGGACTACATGCGGATCGGGAAACCTATCAGTGTCCAGGAGACGGCGGTAGAAAAAGAGCAGATCGTTTTAGATGACAACATGTCCACACTGTCAGGCTGGGGCGCTGCGACGTATGTAGACGACGGTGTGGTGACAGGGACGATGAGCAGCAATGGGAATGACTTCAATGCATCCGACTATGGCACAGGAACAGGGTGGCATGGGCCAGCGGTAAAAAAGTCTCTGTCTGAAACGATACAAGATTTTCGGGTTGAAGCATATTTGAAGCAACACACCGCGTCCCCGAATCTAATCGGTCGGGCAGAAGTATATCTGCTCGACGCCAACAACGCCGTCATCGCCAAAATTGCGATGATGGATGCCTGGGCGGGTGTGGCGTCCAACAAAGCAGAAGTTCGGTTAGGCGATACGACATCTCCGCATTACATGGTCAATACAACAGGGAAAACAAAAACTTGGTGGAACGATTTTCAAGGTGTGATCAAGCTCACGCGCATCGGAAAACGGTTTACGGCGTATATCGCCAACATCACAAAGGACGGGCGAAATAAACACTTTCGCACCTGGTTTGTCGGGTATACGGATGTTGATGAAAAATATCAGATGCCTCTCGCACAAGTACAGCTTCACCTTGGAGCATACGGGACCTATCCTCGGACCACCCAAGCATTTCAACGGATTAGAGTGTACAAAATCAACCAAAACACAGAAGGGGGAATCCCGTATATCGCAACAGCTGGTGATGTCATCGAGATCGACCACGCCCAAAACAGCATTTTGAAAAATGGAGAACCGTTTTTGAGCGCCAAAGACTTCGGCGCTAATTTTTTTGCGCTTGAACGGGGACAAACGGAAATAGCCGTCAATCCAGCAGGAATCGCCACTGTTGAAATGACATACAGGGAGCGATGGAGATGA